The DNA window GACCCACGGTAGGAGGGGCCATAGGACCGCCGCGTGACCAGTCCAGACGGGCTATGGGCCTCTGGAAAGAGCGCTATGACGGCTCTGCAGGGCGAACTGGGAGGCGACTGGAGCCACCATTCCGCCTTAGTTGACAAAACTCCTCAACTGCTCTGCTATGCTTTGTTTTATGAAGCAGACCTTCCTCTCCCTCACCACCCTGGCCCTCCTGATGGGTGCGGCTGACGCGCAGCAGGTTAAAGAACTTCGGCTCGGTGTCTTTCCCAACATCACGCACGCAGCGGGGCTGGTCGGCATTCAGCGCGGCCTGTTCCAGAAGGAACTGGGGGGCGTCAAGCTCGTCGTCAAGGAGTTCGCCAACGGCTCGCAGGTCAACGAGGCCTTCGCGGCGGGCGCCATTGACGCGGCGTACGTCGGCCCCGGCCCGGCGATGAACGCCTTCATGCGCGGCGTGCCCATTCAGGTCTACGCGGGCGCGGCGAACGCGGGGGCGGTGCTGGTCGGGCGCAAGGACAGCGGGATTCGCAACGTGAAGGGCCTCAGCGGCAAGAAGGTCGCCGTGCCCACGCGCGGCTCGACCCAGGACATCAGCCTGCGCCACCTGCTGCACGAAAACGGGCTGAAGACCACCGACGAGGGCGGCACCGTGACCATCGTGCCCATTGATCCCGCGAACATGCCCGCCGCGTTCGCTTCCAAGCAGGTGGATGCCGCGCTGGTGCAGGAGCCCTGGGGCGCCGTGATGGAGACGCAGGGCGCGCGGCTGATTGCCAATGAAAAGGCGATCTGGGAGGGCGGCAACTACACCACCACCGTCCTCGTGGTGAACACGAAGTTCGCCGCTCAGAACCCGGAAGCCGTGAAGGACCTGCTGCGCGGGCACCTCGCTGCCATCAACTTTATTGGGAAGAGCAACGCGGGCGCGCAAAAGGCCATCGCGGACCAGATTCAGGCGTTTACCGGTAAGCGCCCCAACGCGGCGGAACTGTTCAAGGCGCTCGCGCGCACAAAGGTCACCTGGGACATTAACCTCAAGACGCTGGCCGAGTACGCCGAGCTGAACAAGGAGGCGGGCTTCGCGCGGGACGTGCCGGACCTGAACCGTTTTGTGAATCTGGGTGTGGTGCGCGGCCTGGCGAAGTAGGGAGCCCTCCGCCACCGGCAGCCCCGGCTTCCCGCTGGGGCTTTTGTCTTTCTGACCGCTGACAGCTGACCGCTGACCGCTATCCTTCCCCCATGACCGGACCGAAGAGAGGATCGAGAGGCCGCGCGCCCAAGCGCAACACGGCCCAGGGGCGCGGCGGGATCACGCGGGACAGCACCCGGCCCGCGCGGGAGCGCAGCCCGGGACGGGAGGAGGGACGGCCAGCGGAGTCCAGGCCGAGGCGGGAGGAGAGCCGCACGGGAGCGCGTACAGGCGCCACCAACCCCGCCCGGCGCAAACCCGGCGAGCGCGACAGCAGTCCTGAGCGCCCCTTCAAGCCCGGCCCCGCGCGGCAGGCCCCGCCCAAGGTGGCGAAGAAAAAGCCCCTGCCGGAACTCAAGCGGGTGCAGCTCGACGCGCCCCCCCCCGACGCGACGTTCCGGGACCGCGACGGCGAGACCATCACCTTCCCCGATTCCGCCCTCAAGCGGGTGGCCGCGCGCATCCTGACTCAGAAGAACAAGGCGTGGCGCTACCGGCCCTTCTCTTTCCCGCTCTTCACGGATAAGGGCAACGAGCAGGCCTTTCACTTCGACTTCTACATCTACGACGCGGAAGACTCGGTGATCCGGCTGATCCTGGTCGTGCCCTTCGAGTCGCGCGAGGTGTGGGACCGGGTGGGGCGCTTCAAACGGCAGTACCCGATGTACGCTTACGAGCTGTGGACGCCGGAGAGGCTGGCCCAGCTTGGCGGGCCGCGGGGTCGCCTGGACTTCTGACAACAGC is part of the Deinococcus apachensis DSM 19763 genome and encodes:
- a CDS encoding ABC transporter substrate-binding protein, with product MKQTFLSLTTLALLMGAADAQQVKELRLGVFPNITHAAGLVGIQRGLFQKELGGVKLVVKEFANGSQVNEAFAAGAIDAAYVGPGPAMNAFMRGVPIQVYAGAANAGAVLVGRKDSGIRNVKGLSGKKVAVPTRGSTQDISLRHLLHENGLKTTDEGGTVTIVPIDPANMPAAFASKQVDAALVQEPWGAVMETQGARLIANEKAIWEGGNYTTTVLVVNTKFAAQNPEAVKDLLRGHLAAINFIGKSNAGAQKAIADQIQAFTGKRPNAAELFKALARTKVTWDINLKTLAEYAELNKEAGFARDVPDLNRFVNLGVVRGLAK